ATAGCGGCGCGTCATCCCGTGCTGGCAGCCCATAAACAGGCCATCGCCCGCGCGTTTGGCCGGGCCGCAAAACAGTATGACCAGTTTGCGGCGCTGCAACGCGAAAGCGGTGAACAGGTGATGGCATTGATGGGGGAACATCCGGGGCTGGCCGTGCTGGATGCTGGCTGTGGCACCGGGTATTTCAGCGCCCGCTGGCAGCAGCAGGGCAAGCGTGTTACTGCACTGGATTTATCCGGCGAGATGCTGGCCATCGCCCAGACTCGCGGTGTTGCCTGCGAGTATCTGCACGGCGATATCGAGCAGTTACCTCTGCCGGATGGCTGCATGGATCTCTGTTTTAGCAACATGGTGATGCAGTGGTGCGATGATTTCGCCCGCGCTGTTGATGAACTCTACCGGGTTACGCGCCCCGGTGGCGTGATTGGCCTTTGTACGCTGGCGCAGGGCACTCTGGCCGAGCTTGATTGCGCCTGGCAGCAGGTGGACGGGTCACAGCGGATCAACCCCTTTTTGCCCGCGCAGGCGATCATGGCCGTCTGTCAGCGCTATCGTGCGCAGGTCATGCTGCAACCGGTGACGTGCTATTTCCCCGATGTCCTGAGCCTGATGCGCTCGGTCAAAGGGGTGGGGGCGAGCTGGCTGCGTGCCGGGCGAGCGCCGGGCAGCCTGAGCCGTCGGCAACTGGCGGCGCTCGGTGCGCGCTATGTGCGCCATTCACAAGGCTATCCGTTGACGTATCAACGTGTTTTTGGAGTGATTTATCGTGACTAAACGCTGGTTTGTGACGGGCACGGACACCGACGTGGGCAAAACCATC
This sequence is a window from Dickeya aquatica. Protein-coding genes within it:
- the bioC gene encoding malonyl-ACP O-methyltransferase BioC, producing MAQREPFPTTPVYGEPEVSHPPIAARHPVLAAHKQAIARAFGRAAKQYDQFAALQRESGEQVMALMGEHPGLAVLDAGCGTGYFSARWQQQGKRVTALDLSGEMLAIAQTRGVACEYLHGDIEQLPLPDGCMDLCFSNMVMQWCDDFARAVDELYRVTRPGGVIGLCTLAQGTLAELDCAWQQVDGSQRINPFLPAQAIMAVCQRYRAQVMLQPVTCYFPDVLSLMRSVKGVGASWLRAGRAPGSLSRRQLAALGARYVRHSQGYPLTYQRVFGVIYRD